One window from the genome of Candidatus Didemnitutus sp. encodes:
- a CDS encoding phospho-sugar mutase yields the protein MSTPLSSKVQAAAQAGQLLPSTVENLTAWWQGGLPAWAQQSMAELIEREQWPELNDRFYRYLEFGTGGMRGRTIGTVGAKAETGTLSASGSPEHAGVGANMLNDFTLVRAVVGLHRYVAEYLAAQKSAAKPRIVIAHDVRHFSRHFCELAASTWTRLGGEAYIFDGPRSTPQLSFSVRWLKTHCGVVITASHNPPHDNGFKAYFDDGAQVIAPHDKGIVTEVNAVPLSAVGEFLTADIAKVTTLGRDADEAYLKVAAQAAIDHDIVRQANLRVVYTNIHGVGGVSTMPLLTSAGVQVTQVPEQAAFDSRFPTVKSPNPENAEALAMAVALAEKGGHDAVLATDPDSDRMGVAVRNRAGKLELLSGNQVGALLADYRVSKYKELGWIPKEGTPNACLVKTFVTTPLQDAVGKAHGVKVINTLTGFKWIAGKMRGYEQKLTAAMGTGFDYDATPFRERAKLLQQHSTFYLFGTEESYGYLPNDFLRDKDGNAACLMFAELCAWVKSRGLTVPEYLDEIYLRCGFYLEGVINIYYEGASGAAKIKRILDTYRASPPKNFGSVAVTRFQDFGREKFFDADGEQIPAQDLYLVTLANGYSFAARGSGTEPKIKFYLFGTEPVKGAADLPAAKAKARSTLDTLRAAIEADARQRAEG from the coding sequence ATGAGCACTCCGCTGTCCTCCAAAGTCCAAGCCGCCGCGCAGGCGGGTCAACTGCTTCCCAGCACCGTCGAGAATCTCACCGCGTGGTGGCAGGGCGGGCTGCCCGCTTGGGCGCAGCAGAGCATGGCCGAGCTGATCGAGCGCGAGCAGTGGCCTGAATTGAACGACCGCTTCTACCGCTACCTCGAGTTCGGCACCGGCGGCATGCGCGGGCGCACGATCGGCACGGTCGGCGCGAAGGCCGAGACGGGCACGCTTTCCGCCTCCGGTTCGCCGGAGCACGCCGGCGTGGGCGCGAACATGCTGAATGACTTCACGCTCGTGCGCGCCGTCGTCGGCCTGCACCGCTACGTCGCGGAGTATCTCGCCGCGCAAAAGAGCGCCGCGAAGCCGCGCATCGTGATCGCACACGACGTCCGCCATTTCTCGCGCCACTTCTGCGAATTGGCGGCGTCGACTTGGACGCGCCTCGGTGGCGAGGCCTACATTTTCGACGGCCCGCGCTCCACGCCGCAGCTGAGCTTTTCGGTGCGCTGGCTGAAGACGCATTGCGGCGTGGTGATCACCGCGAGCCACAATCCGCCCCACGACAACGGCTTCAAGGCCTACTTCGACGACGGCGCACAGGTCATTGCGCCGCACGACAAGGGCATCGTCACCGAGGTCAACGCCGTGCCGCTCTCCGCGGTGGGCGAGTTCCTCACCGCCGACATCGCCAAGGTCACCACGCTCGGCCGCGACGCCGACGAGGCCTACCTCAAGGTCGCCGCGCAGGCCGCGATCGACCACGACATCGTGCGCCAGGCGAACCTCCGCGTTGTCTACACCAACATCCACGGCGTCGGCGGCGTCTCGACGATGCCGTTGCTCACCTCGGCCGGCGTGCAGGTCACGCAGGTGCCGGAGCAAGCGGCGTTCGACTCGCGTTTCCCGACGGTAAAGTCGCCGAATCCCGAGAACGCAGAAGCGCTCGCAATGGCGGTCGCGCTCGCCGAAAAGGGCGGGCACGACGCCGTGCTCGCGACCGACCCCGACAGCGACCGCATGGGCGTCGCCGTGCGCAATCGCGCCGGCAAACTCGAGCTGCTCTCGGGCAACCAGGTCGGCGCGCTGCTGGCCGACTACCGCGTCTCCAAATACAAGGAACTCGGCTGGATTCCGAAGGAAGGCACGCCGAACGCGTGTCTCGTGAAGACCTTCGTCACGACGCCGCTGCAGGACGCCGTCGGCAAGGCGCACGGCGTGAAGGTCATCAACACGCTCACCGGGTTCAAGTGGATCGCCGGCAAGATGCGTGGCTACGAGCAGAAGCTCACCGCCGCGATGGGCACGGGCTTCGACTACGACGCCACGCCGTTCCGCGAGCGCGCGAAGCTGCTGCAGCAGCACAGCACGTTCTACCTCTTCGGCACGGAGGAAAGCTACGGCTACCTCCCGAACGATTTCCTGCGCGACAAGGACGGCAACGCGGCCTGCCTGATGTTCGCCGAGCTGTGCGCGTGGGTGAAATCGCGCGGCCTCACCGTGCCGGAGTATCTCGACGAGATTTATCTGCGCTGCGGCTTCTACCTCGAGGGCGTGATCAACATCTACTACGAGGGCGCGAGCGGTGCGGCGAAGATCAAGCGCATCCTCGACACCTACCGCGCCAGCCCGCCGAAAAATTTCGGCAGCGTCGCCGTGACGCGCTTCCAGGATTTCGGCCGCGAGAAATTCTTCGACGCGGACGGCGAACAGATTCCGGCGCAAGACCTCTACCTCGTGACGCTGGCGAACGGCTACTCGTTCGCCGCGCGCGGCAGCGGCACCGAGCCGAAGATCAAGTTCTACCTCTTCGGCACCGAGCCGGTGAAGGGCGCTGCAGACCTGCCCGCCGCGAAAGCCAAGGCGCGGAGCACGCTCGATACGCTGCGCGCCGCAATCGAGGCCGATGCGCGCCAGCGCGCCGAGGGCTGA
- a CDS encoding choice-of-anchor D domain-containing protein — MNHVETSVNDADGTTIGAVASNQYLELNATYSTATAAASWSSYRFTHWTDSGSPEAIYRDAWGRSVNPASFVLLGASTATAHYLPATRDTDGDGVPDWFEMEYYGTLANGAASDTDGDGVTLAGEYAAGTNPLYGNSTSEGGVATADTALITCNLAGYATYTLRSVPAGTVSQSAVVPPGTVVTTSDLAGNTAFGYWTLDGVRQQDAWGVARTQITFTVTTSDREAVAYLFTGDTDSDGVPDAFEQRYYGSMTNGAASDTDGDGVTLLAEYTAGTNPLYGNSASEGGVAWTETALITCNLAGYATYTLRSVPAGTVSQSATVTPGTTVTSPDLSGNATFGYWTLDGVRQQDAWGVSRGQISFTVTGADREAVAYLFTGDTDNDGVPDAFEQRYYGTLANDAASDSDGDGVTLLAEYTAGTNPLYANSTSDGGVAWADTALLTLDLQADIVLEQPVGTALADGGARDFGDVPVGRTADLTFTIRNAGGRPLAALAAALDGANAAEFSVVTASLPSLEHNGSTTLIVRFAPVSLGAKSAALHLASNDPDESPFDVTLNGYGVNNPPTIAPLAARDTARNTPVSFTIEIGDIETAVSALVVSGASSNPTLLPDAAIVFAGTGVRRTVTLSPAADATGVAHVTITVSDGAATAEAAFDLTVVAYPPGATVLAADDVTSNAATLHGTVTASGFPVAARFEWGATSAYGQTATASLTAPDGAGAQAASATLAGLEPWTVYHYRLLVLGSQGTATSADATLRTAGVAPSISGQPAPQTAMVGGEASFAVTASGVPAPSYAWWRDSVEIPGATTATLHLTDVQMSDAGAYRVVVSNAAGSVTSDSATLTVNRRAQSIAFDAIPNAKLGDAAFALSATASSGLAVSYASSDPTIATIAGNLVTPVGAGTVTITASQPGDATYLPAADVSRNFVVSGGDAVVTALVAADFSGSAGATPDAALFEWSGDVALNGAGQLGLSTNVANTTWLRTRAGKAVAVGDTLLLRFRAYAYAENWYPGVYGDQQPRGLRVGTDPNNAIEFYSAARTLLGMRVVRNGVPASLTSAFPAGVDSMHEYEIAVTATEATFKVDDIVVGTLAGSPPSDVLNAFFSTYDGGLGNVPVTIDSLLLAANASGYDLWRITKFSAAELLDESLSGPGASYSGDSLPNLVKYALGLDPKQRHAGPVLALSVVAGEWRCTFQRASDTTDVSCAVEVSADLAGWSTNAVNLQKVATTAGVETWQASAPLNGTPRLFFRLRATRP; from the coding sequence GTGAACCACGTCGAAACGTCCGTGAACGATGCGGACGGGACCACGATTGGCGCCGTGGCGTCGAACCAATACCTCGAGCTCAACGCCACCTATTCCACCGCGACGGCGGCGGCCAGCTGGTCGAGTTATCGCTTCACCCACTGGACCGACAGCGGCTCGCCGGAGGCGATTTATCGCGACGCGTGGGGTCGCTCGGTGAATCCTGCGAGCTTCGTGCTGCTCGGCGCTTCCACCGCGACGGCGCACTACCTGCCGGCAACGCGCGACACTGACGGCGACGGCGTGCCGGACTGGTTCGAGATGGAATACTATGGGACGCTGGCCAACGGCGCGGCGTCGGACACCGATGGCGACGGTGTCACTCTTGCCGGGGAATACGCCGCCGGCACGAATCCGCTCTACGGCAACAGCACCAGCGAGGGCGGCGTGGCGACGGCGGATACGGCGCTCATCACCTGCAATCTCGCGGGCTACGCGACCTACACATTACGCAGCGTGCCGGCCGGGACTGTGAGCCAGTCAGCGGTCGTGCCGCCCGGCACGGTCGTCACGACGAGCGATCTGGCGGGCAACACGGCGTTCGGCTACTGGACGCTCGACGGCGTGCGGCAACAAGATGCGTGGGGCGTGGCGCGCACGCAAATCACCTTCACCGTGACCACGAGCGACCGCGAAGCCGTGGCCTACCTGTTCACCGGCGACACCGACAGCGACGGCGTGCCGGACGCGTTCGAGCAACGCTACTACGGCTCGATGACCAACGGCGCCGCCTCCGACACCGACGGCGACGGCGTGACGCTGTTGGCCGAATACACCGCCGGCACGAACCCGCTCTATGGCAACAGCGCCTCGGAAGGCGGTGTCGCCTGGACCGAAACGGCACTCATCACCTGCAATCTCGCAGGCTACGCGACCTACACGCTGCGCAGCGTGCCGGCCGGAACGGTAAGCCAAAGTGCGACAGTGACTCCGGGCACGACGGTCACGTCGCCCGATCTCTCCGGCAATGCGACCTTCGGCTACTGGACGCTCGATGGCGTGCGACAGCAAGACGCGTGGGGTGTGTCGCGCGGGCAGATCAGCTTCACGGTGACCGGCGCTGATCGCGAAGCCGTAGCCTACCTATTCACCGGTGACACCGACAACGATGGCGTGCCGGATGCGTTCGAGCAGCGCTACTATGGCACGCTGGCCAATGACGCGGCCTCAGACTCCGACGGTGACGGCGTGACGCTGCTGGCCGAATACACCGCCGGCACGAATCCGCTCTACGCCAACAGCACTTCTGACGGCGGCGTCGCGTGGGCCGACACGGCATTGCTCACGCTCGATTTGCAGGCCGACATCGTGCTCGAGCAGCCGGTCGGGACGGCGCTGGCGGACGGAGGGGCGCGGGATTTCGGCGACGTGCCGGTGGGGCGCACTGCGGACCTGACCTTCACAATTCGCAATGCCGGCGGTCGCCCGCTTGCCGCTTTGGCTGCGGCGCTCGACGGTGCGAACGCGGCGGAGTTCAGCGTGGTCACGGCGTCGTTGCCGTCGCTCGAGCATAACGGCTCGACCACGCTGATCGTCCGCTTCGCGCCCGTCTCGCTCGGCGCGAAGTCCGCAGCGTTGCACCTTGCCAGCAACGATCCGGACGAGAGTCCGTTCGACGTCACGTTGAACGGATACGGCGTGAACAACCCGCCGACGATTGCGCCGCTTGCCGCGCGCGACACGGCGCGCAATACGCCAGTGAGTTTCACGATTGAGATCGGCGACATCGAAACGGCGGTCTCCGCGCTTGTGGTATCCGGTGCATCATCCAATCCGACATTGCTGCCGGACGCAGCGATCGTGTTCGCCGGCACCGGCGTCCGCCGCACGGTCACGCTCTCCCCAGCGGCCGATGCCACAGGCGTCGCGCACGTCACGATCACCGTGAGCGACGGCGCTGCGACCGCCGAGGCGGCGTTCGATCTCACTGTAGTCGCATATCCGCCGGGTGCGACAGTGCTGGCGGCGGACGATGTGACGTCGAATGCGGCGACGCTGCACGGCACGGTGACGGCAAGCGGCTTTCCCGTCGCGGCGCGTTTCGAGTGGGGCGCGACAAGTGCTTACGGCCAGACGGCGACGGCTTCGTTGACGGCGCCGGACGGCGCGGGCGCGCAAGCGGCGAGCGCAACGCTGGCGGGATTGGAGCCGTGGACCGTCTATCATTATCGGCTCTTGGTTCTCGGCAGCCAAGGCACGGCAACCAGTGCCGACGCGACGCTGCGCACCGCGGGCGTGGCACCGTCGATCAGCGGGCAACCGGCACCGCAGACCGCGATGGTCGGAGGCGAGGCGAGTTTCGCGGTGACCGCCTCGGGCGTGCCGGCGCCGAGTTATGCGTGGTGGAGGGACAGCGTCGAAATTCCCGGTGCGACTACGGCGACGTTGCACCTGACGGATGTGCAAATGAGCGACGCGGGCGCCTATCGCGTGGTGGTGTCGAATGCCGCCGGCAGTGTGACGAGCGACTCTGCCACACTGACCGTGAACCGTCGCGCGCAGAGCATCGCCTTCGATGCGATTCCAAACGCGAAGCTGGGCGACGCGGCGTTTGCGCTGAGCGCGACGGCGAGCAGCGGTCTGGCGGTGAGTTATGCGAGTTCGGACCCAACGATCGCGACGATCGCGGGCAACCTCGTCACACCGGTGGGAGCCGGCACCGTCACGATCACGGCCAGCCAGCCCGGCGACGCGACGTATCTGCCGGCGGCCGACGTGAGCCGCAATTTTGTGGTGAGCGGTGGCGATGCCGTCGTGACCGCACTGGTTGCCGCTGATTTCAGCGGCAGCGCAGGTGCGACGCCGGATGCGGCGCTGTTTGAGTGGAGTGGCGACGTGGCGTTGAACGGCGCGGGTCAGTTGGGATTGTCGACGAATGTCGCGAACACCACGTGGCTCCGCACGCGCGCCGGCAAGGCAGTGGCGGTGGGCGACACGCTGCTGCTACGCTTTCGCGCGTATGCCTACGCGGAGAATTGGTATCCCGGAGTGTATGGCGACCAGCAGCCGCGCGGGCTGCGCGTCGGCACCGATCCGAACAATGCGATCGAGTTCTACTCCGCCGCGCGCACCTTGCTCGGCATGCGCGTTGTGAGAAACGGCGTGCCAGCCAGCCTGACGAGCGCGTTCCCTGCGGGCGTGGACTCGATGCACGAGTATGAGATCGCGGTCACTGCGACGGAGGCGACGTTTAAGGTGGACGACATTGTGGTCGGCACGCTCGCGGGCAGTCCGCCATCGGACGTGCTCAATGCGTTCTTCTCCACCTACGATGGTGGTTTGGGCAACGTGCCGGTGACGATCGACAGTTTGCTGCTGGCGGCCAACGCGAGTGGCTACGACTTGTGGCGCATCACGAAGTTCAGTGCGGCGGAGCTGCTCGACGAGAGCCTGAGCGGGCCGGGCGCGAGTTACTCCGGCGACAGCTTGCCGAATCTGGTGAAATACGCCCTCGGGCTTGACCCGAAGCAGCGTCACGCCGGACCGGTGCTGGCGCTGAGCGTTGTGGCGGGCGAGTGGAGATGCACGTTCCAGCGTGCATCCGACACGACGGATGTGAGCTGCGCGGTCGAGGTGTCAGCCGATCTCGCGGGTTGGTCGACCAACGCGGTGAATTTGCAGAAAGTGGCGACCACCGCCGGCGTCGAGACGTGGCAGGCGAGCGCGCCACTCAACGGGACCCCGCGGTTGTTTTTCCGACTCCGGGCAACGCGACCGTGA
- a CDS encoding GxxExxY protein, which yields MNPINELTEKIIGAAIEVHRAKGPGLLESAYEGCLARELFLRGLACARQVAVPLTYKGEIIDVAFRADLIVEDTVLVELKAIETVLPVHRAQVLSYIRETGHQIGLLINFHVPRLVDGVTRLANDR from the coding sequence ATGAATCCCATCAACGAACTCACTGAGAAAATCATCGGCGCAGCCATCGAAGTTCACCGCGCCAAAGGTCCGGGGCTGCTGGAATCGGCTTACGAAGGTTGTTTGGCGCGCGAACTGTTTCTGCGCGGCCTGGCATGTGCGCGGCAGGTGGCCGTTCCACTGACCTACAAAGGTGAGATCATCGATGTGGCGTTTCGCGCCGACTTGATCGTTGAGGATACAGTGTTGGTCGAGCTCAAGGCGATCGAGACAGTGCTTCCCGTTCATCGAGCCCAGGTGCTTTCCTATATTCGAGAGACCGGCCACCAAATCGGTCTGCTCATCAACTTTCACGTCCCGCGACTCGTCGATGGCGTCACTCGCCTGGCGAACGATCGCTAG
- a CDS encoding pyruvate dehydrogenase complex dihydrolipoamide acetyltransferase, translating into MANIIDMPKLSDTMSVGTLVKWLKKEGDAVKSGDMLAEVETDKATMELESFFDGTLIKIFAPAGSQIAVGAPLCAVGQPGEKVDAPAGAAPKAAAPAAAVPAPAAPAPAPTPVAPPPAPVAAPAPAPVSVAAAPAPEGRIKISPLAKKIAAQNNLNVAGLAGTGPHGRIVKADVLAAVANPALLQTKSAPSVGASSLATKSFTGGTPSRTGPLQEDRTVPATNMRATIAKRLLEAKTTIPHFYLEIEVDAEPLLAVRAQLNEGLAAEGVKLSVNDFVLKASAEALRRVPCVNASWTGTGIQYFGAAHVSFAVAIEDGLITPVIRDAHTKSVFAISAEAKPLGKRAKEKKLKPDEFTGGTFCVSNLGMMGVTKFSAIINPPNSAILAVGTTVTKPVVKNGAIVVGQTMTLTLSCDHRVVDGALGAQFLAAIKDLLEKPALLLV; encoded by the coding sequence ATGGCCAACATTATCGATATGCCGAAGCTCTCCGACACCATGTCGGTGGGCACGCTCGTCAAGTGGCTCAAGAAGGAAGGCGACGCCGTGAAGTCCGGCGACATGCTCGCCGAAGTCGAAACCGACAAGGCGACGATGGAACTCGAGTCGTTCTTCGACGGCACGCTCATCAAGATCTTCGCCCCCGCCGGCTCGCAGATCGCCGTCGGCGCCCCGCTCTGCGCCGTCGGCCAGCCCGGCGAAAAGGTCGACGCTCCCGCCGGTGCCGCGCCCAAAGCCGCCGCTCCCGCGGCGGCCGTGCCGGCTCCTGCAGCTCCTGCTCCGGCTCCGACGCCGGTCGCTCCACCGCCCGCTCCAGTCGCGGCTCCGGCTCCGGCACCCGTTTCGGTAGCTGCCGCTCCCGCGCCGGAAGGTCGCATAAAAATCTCCCCGCTCGCGAAGAAGATCGCCGCGCAAAACAACCTCAACGTCGCCGGTCTCGCCGGCACCGGTCCGCACGGCCGCATCGTGAAGGCCGACGTCCTCGCCGCCGTCGCGAATCCTGCGCTTCTCCAGACCAAGTCTGCTCCGTCCGTGGGAGCGAGCTCGCTGGCGACAAAATCGTTCACCGGCGGCACGCCGTCGCGCACCGGCCCGCTACAGGAAGACCGCACCGTCCCCGCCACGAACATGCGCGCGACCATCGCGAAGCGCCTGCTCGAAGCCAAGACGACCATCCCCCACTTCTACCTCGAGATCGAAGTCGACGCCGAGCCGCTGCTCGCCGTGCGCGCGCAGCTCAATGAAGGCCTCGCCGCCGAAGGCGTGAAGCTCTCCGTGAACGACTTTGTCCTCAAGGCCAGCGCCGAGGCGCTCCGCCGCGTCCCGTGCGTCAACGCCTCGTGGACCGGCACCGGCATCCAATACTTCGGCGCCGCGCACGTCTCGTTCGCCGTGGCGATCGAGGACGGCCTCATCACGCCGGTCATCCGAGACGCGCACACGAAGTCCGTCTTCGCGATCAGCGCCGAGGCCAAACCGCTCGGCAAACGCGCCAAGGAAAAGAAGCTCAAGCCCGACGAGTTCACCGGCGGCACGTTCTGCGTGTCGAATCTCGGCATGATGGGCGTCACGAAGTTCTCCGCCATCATCAACCCGCCGAACTCCGCGATCCTCGCCGTCGGCACGACAGTCACCAAGCCGGTCGTGAAGAACGGCGCGATCGTCGTCGGCCAGACGATGACACTCACGCTTTCGTGCGACCACCGCGTCGTCGACGGCGCGCTCGGCGCGCAATTCCTCGCCGCGATCAAGGACCTGCTCGAGAAGCCCGCGCTGCTGCTCGTCTGA
- a CDS encoding cation:proton antiporter: protein MHEISLITTIAFGLTAALFCGLLAKRVGVSPIVGYLIAGMIVGPYTPGFSGDVGLALQLAEIGVILLMFGVGLHFHIGDLLAVRAIAIPGALGQSAAATLCGALVAVWLGWTWNAGIVLGIAISVASTVVLLRVLMDAGAVETTEGRVAVGWLVVEDIITVIILVLLPALATPAGETVNAKAVLLSGSIAIGKLAGLGAIMAVVGVRVVPWLMLRVASLRSRELFTLTVLVIAMAVATAGYLAFGASMALGAFLAGMVVAQSKLSHQAAADALPMRDAFAVLFFVSVGMLFDWHAILHAPWLIVGTLAVILVVKPFVALVIVLAGKNSLRTGLVVAGGLAQIGEFSFIVAEAAKKLGILPGEGHHAIVAAAIVSISINPWLFTQFQRVEDWVNRWPTLRDWLNRRAAAKGASANLKHLKRVHDAAEVVIVGYGPVGRAIEHRVEEIGLSHLVIEMSVDTVLALQGQGKRALYGDATNSQILEEAGIRHATYLVVTLPDAAVAYAILNAARALNPNIKSLVRARYLNDRDLLEPVNPDAVCYDEAEAATALSILLRAHARADGLRPEKKPAPTEG from the coding sequence ATGCACGAAATCTCGCTCATCACGACCATCGCGTTCGGCCTCACCGCCGCGCTTTTCTGCGGCTTGCTGGCGAAGCGTGTCGGCGTGTCGCCGATCGTGGGCTATCTGATCGCGGGCATGATCGTGGGGCCCTACACGCCGGGTTTCTCCGGCGATGTGGGGCTCGCGCTGCAGTTGGCGGAGATCGGCGTGATCCTGCTGATGTTCGGTGTCGGCCTGCATTTCCATATCGGCGATCTGCTGGCGGTGCGGGCAATCGCGATTCCCGGCGCGCTCGGGCAAAGCGCGGCGGCGACGCTGTGCGGCGCGCTCGTGGCGGTCTGGCTGGGATGGACGTGGAACGCCGGCATCGTGCTCGGCATCGCGATCTCGGTGGCCAGCACCGTGGTGCTGCTGCGGGTGCTGATGGACGCAGGAGCGGTCGAGACGACCGAGGGACGCGTCGCGGTGGGCTGGCTGGTGGTGGAGGACATCATCACGGTCATCATTCTCGTGTTGCTGCCGGCGCTCGCGACGCCGGCGGGCGAAACAGTGAATGCGAAGGCCGTGTTGCTCAGCGGCTCGATCGCGATCGGCAAGCTCGCGGGGCTCGGGGCCATCATGGCCGTCGTCGGTGTGCGCGTGGTGCCTTGGCTGATGCTGCGTGTGGCGAGCCTGCGGTCGCGGGAGTTGTTCACTTTGACGGTGCTCGTCATCGCGATGGCGGTGGCGACGGCGGGCTATCTGGCGTTCGGCGCGTCGATGGCACTGGGGGCGTTCCTGGCGGGCATGGTGGTGGCGCAGTCGAAGCTCAGTCATCAGGCCGCCGCGGATGCGCTGCCGATGCGCGATGCGTTCGCGGTGCTGTTCTTCGTGTCCGTAGGCATGCTCTTCGACTGGCACGCGATTCTGCATGCGCCGTGGCTGATCGTGGGCACGCTCGCGGTCATCCTGGTCGTGAAGCCGTTCGTGGCGCTAGTGATTGTCCTGGCGGGAAAAAACTCCCTGCGCACCGGCCTCGTCGTGGCCGGCGGTCTCGCGCAGATCGGCGAGTTCTCGTTCATCGTCGCCGAGGCGGCCAAGAAGCTCGGCATCCTGCCGGGCGAAGGCCACCACGCGATCGTCGCGGCGGCGATCGTCTCGATCAGCATCAACCCGTGGCTGTTCACGCAATTTCAGCGCGTGGAGGACTGGGTGAATCGCTGGCCCACGTTGCGCGACTGGTTGAACCGGCGCGCGGCGGCGAAGGGGGCGTCGGCGAATCTCAAGCATCTCAAGCGCGTGCACGATGCGGCTGAAGTGGTGATCGTCGGCTATGGGCCGGTCGGTCGCGCGATCGAGCACCGCGTCGAGGAAATCGGCCTTTCGCACCTCGTGATCGAGATGAGCGTGGACACCGTGCTCGCGTTGCAGGGGCAGGGGAAGCGCGCTCTCTACGGCGACGCGACCAACAGCCAGATTCTGGAGGAGGCGGGCATCCGGCACGCGACCTACCTCGTCGTCACGCTGCCGGACGCCGCGGTCGCGTATGCGATTCTGAATGCCGCGCGGGCACTCAATCCGAACATCAAGAGCCTCGTGCGCGCGCGCTATTTGAACGACCGCGATTTGCTGGAGCCGGTGAATCCCGACGCCGTGTGCTACGACGAGGCGGAGGCGGCGACGGCGCTCTCGATCCTGCTCCGCGCGCACGCGCGGGCGGACGGTCTGCGACCGGAGAAAAAGCCGGCGCCGACCGAGGGTTGA
- a CDS encoding UDPGP type 1 family protein, translating to MTQHDELIAKFNAAGQGQVFAFWAQLNSAERAALAAQAAEIDLAEIAQLHRSLVVEKAASAANVAGLAPAPYEPLPAHGGDAAKWANARAVGEAALRAGRVAAFVVAGGQGTRLGYDGPKGTFPVTPVKRKPLFQVFAEKLLAAGRRYGKPLHWFIMTSHANHASTEEFFVQHHFFGLDRGHVHFFRQGRMPAVNFEGKILLETKSSIALSPDGHGGSLRALHRSGALDLMAREGIDTLSYFQVDNPLVRCIDAEFVGFHLLARSEMSSKMVPKAYAEEKVGHFCVQDGRLVVVEYSDMPMAMQRETRPDGALRFIAGSIAIHILDREFARRMAAGGAGVALPFHRADKKIPTVDASGAPVKPEKPNGVKFEMFVFDALPFASNPIVIETNRADDFSPVKNAEGVDSPKTCAEDQQRQFARWLKAAGASVATDASGLSTQKLEISPLFGYDADTVKASWQQRPVAIANDLYLE from the coding sequence ATGACGCAGCACGACGAACTCATCGCGAAATTCAACGCCGCCGGCCAAGGCCAGGTCTTCGCCTTCTGGGCCCAGCTGAACTCCGCCGAACGCGCCGCGCTCGCGGCGCAGGCGGCCGAGATCGATCTCGCGGAAATCGCGCAGTTGCATCGTTCGCTCGTCGTCGAGAAAGCGGCGTCGGCCGCCAACGTCGCCGGCCTCGCGCCTGCGCCTTATGAACCGCTCCCCGCGCACGGCGGCGATGCCGCAAAATGGGCGAATGCCCGCGCCGTCGGCGAAGCGGCGCTGCGCGCCGGACGCGTGGCGGCCTTCGTGGTCGCGGGCGGGCAGGGCACGCGCCTCGGTTACGACGGTCCGAAAGGCACGTTCCCGGTCACGCCGGTGAAACGGAAGCCACTCTTCCAGGTTTTCGCCGAAAAACTCCTCGCCGCCGGCCGCCGTTACGGGAAGCCGCTGCACTGGTTCATCATGACCAGTCATGCGAACCACGCCTCGACCGAGGAGTTTTTCGTGCAGCACCATTTCTTCGGTCTCGACCGCGGCCACGTGCATTTCTTTCGCCAAGGCCGGATGCCTGCGGTGAACTTCGAGGGCAAGATCCTCCTCGAGACGAAGAGCAGCATCGCGCTCAGCCCCGACGGCCACGGTGGCTCGCTGCGCGCGCTGCACCGCAGCGGCGCGCTCGACCTCATGGCACGCGAAGGCATCGACACGCTCAGCTATTTCCAGGTCGATAATCCGCTCGTGCGCTGCATCGACGCGGAGTTCGTCGGCTTCCACCTGCTCGCGCGCTCCGAGATGTCGAGCAAGATGGTGCCGAAAGCTTACGCCGAGGAAAAGGTTGGGCACTTCTGCGTGCAGGACGGTCGTCTCGTTGTCGTCGAATACAGCGACATGCCGATGGCGATGCAGCGCGAGACGCGGCCGGACGGTGCACTACGCTTCATCGCCGGCAGCATTGCGATCCACATCCTCGACCGCGAATTCGCGCGCCGGATGGCCGCGGGCGGCGCCGGCGTGGCGCTGCCGTTCCACCGCGCCGACAAGAAGATTCCCACCGTCGACGCGAGCGGAGCGCCCGTGAAGCCCGAGAAACCGAACGGCGTGAAGTTCGAGATGTTCGTCTTCGACGCGCTGCCGTTTGCGAGCAATCCGATCGTCATCGAGACGAACCGCGCGGACGATTTCAGCCCGGTGAAGAACGCCGAGGGCGTCGATTCCCCGAAGACCTGTGCCGAGGACCAGCAGCGGCAATTCGCGCGCTGGCTGAAGGCTGCGGGCGCGAGTGTCGCGACCGATGCGAGCGGCCTGTCGACGCAGAAGCTGGAAATCTCCCCGCTGTTCGGCTACGACGCCGACACCGTGAAGGCCTCGTGGCAGCAGCGACCGGTGGCGATCGCGAACGATCTTTACCTCGAGTGA
- a CDS encoding septum formation initiator family protein, with product MNWNKVITSVYVALFAGVAIWAGLFFLELYRDLSLLRAQEAHNRRKLDEAEAKLVEQRHYLERLQHDPALVEEVIRKKLGYVREGEFIFRFPDDKRTP from the coding sequence TTGAACTGGAACAAGGTCATCACCTCCGTCTATGTGGCGCTGTTCGCGGGTGTGGCGATTTGGGCGGGACTCTTCTTTCTCGAGCTCTATCGCGATCTCTCGCTCCTGCGTGCGCAGGAGGCGCACAACCGCCGCAAGCTCGACGAGGCGGAGGCGAAGCTCGTGGAACAGCGCCACTACCTCGAACGCCTCCAGCACGACCCTGCGCTCGTGGAGGAAGTCATCCGCAAGAAGCTCGGCTACGTGCGCGAGGGCGAATTCATCTTCCGTTTCCCCGACGACAAACGCACGCCATGA